Genomic DNA from Gammaproteobacteria bacterium:
ATGGCGTTTATTGACCGCATCTGAGGATTCGGCCTGTTTTGAATAGAAATAAGGGCTTGTGCTACTTTTGCAATTGGCAGCCAGAATTTTTCAACAAAACGTATTTTTGTTGCCTCATCGCTTTGCCGAAAGTGGCCTATCATTTTGGTAAGAGAGGGCCAGGTATTATATGTTAACTCCTCAGAGTCATCTAATACAAATTCTATCCTCGTTTTCAGCCTTTCGGCAGGCTTTGTATAATCGTATTCACAGGTATCGTCATTCCCGAACTTTTTGAAGTAAGGTTGACGAATGCTGCCGTCATCAATAAAGATGATTAACTTATAAAACTCATCTTCAGTCATCTCGGAACAGTGTGCTAAAGCGTTGGACTTGATGCTTTCAATTTTTTTAATTATGCTTTCGCATTCGGGTGTTGAGAAAAAACTTACGATAGAACGGAGCATGTTTAATTCCTATTTTGTTTGTTTTATTCTCAATTTATACACGTTTTTTATTAAGATAAAGTTAAATGCAAAAAAAACGCCTGCTCCCTTTGTAGGGGGAAAAATCATGCAAAAACCTCCTTTTGCGTAAGGTTTTGAATTAGCGGCGACGATTTTAAGCAATTAATAAGGGGCCGCATAGACTGAAAGCCAAGCAAAATAGCTTCGCGAATCAGGTCTGCTCCATAACAAAAATAGCTGTATTGAGGCCGCTTGCTTTCTCGGTACTGATTTAACACAATTGGTTTCTTAGCGGCTTTCCATTCACCGACTTTATGAGCCCAAGCCACGCTAACACGCAACAATGCAGTGAGTGTTTCGATGCGATCTAAATGTGTTAAACGTGTGTCCTCAAAACGAAAGCCTCTGCCTTTTAAACAAGAGAAAAGCACTTCAATTTCCCACCTCCGAAGATAGACAGCGATGGCTTGCTTCGGGCAACTGTTTGTTGCAACCACCATCAGCTCACCTCGTTCAGAACGTGACCCAGTTAAGTGAGCTTTTTGTCCGAAAATCTCAATTTTCATAGGAAATAATAGTGTTTTTCTCGGCGTTACATCACGAAATACTTTTCTGCCTTGCATAATTTTTTATTGCCAACGCGTACAATAGAATCTTCTTTTATGCGAATGTAAAAAGGAATTTTATGTTGATTAAACCATTGAAATAAAGCAGCGCTGCCAAATTCTCTATCAGCTAATACGCCGACGATTTTAGTGCTATCAAAGTGCTTGATAAAACGTTCCAGAATCGATTGATGTTCTTCTGCAGAAGCGTTGCCTGCTTTAGGAAGTAAATCCCAAAA
This window encodes:
- a CDS encoding transposase, which encodes MLTLRVAYEGMAIPLFWDLLPKAGNASAEEHQSILERFIKHFDSTKIVGVLADREFGSAALFQWFNQHKIPFYIRIKEDSIVRVGNKKLCKAEKYFVM